The following proteins are encoded in a genomic region of Sorangiineae bacterium MSr12523:
- a CDS encoding NAD(P)H-binding protein: MTSNRNVTVYGAYGHTGRFVVAELLARGWTPILSGRDADKLNALDRRLDVRPASVDDASSLDRAFAGSAAVIHCAGPFADTSAAVVEAALRAEIPYLDPTAEGLVAMNTFEHYAARAGGVVILPAMGFYGGLGDLLATVAMDNDDAPADEVRVGFALDGWHPTRGTRITGQRTAGRRVFYSNNRLEVGSDPQEKTTWNFPAPVGAQEVVPLSTVDIVTMSRHLRAREIRTFMNLAPIADLRNPETPAPVAADERGRSSQSFLVEAVVRRGGKERRAVARGRDIYAVSAPILVEAMERVLDGRTRAGHASGVVAAGAIFDAEDFLRALSPKHLEYEVA; encoded by the coding sequence ATGACGTCGAATCGAAATGTGACGGTGTACGGTGCCTATGGCCATACGGGGCGCTTCGTCGTAGCGGAATTGCTCGCCCGCGGATGGACACCCATTCTTTCGGGCCGCGATGCGGACAAATTGAACGCATTGGATCGGCGCCTCGATGTGCGGCCTGCGTCTGTGGACGATGCAAGCTCGCTCGATCGGGCTTTTGCGGGTTCCGCGGCGGTGATTCATTGTGCGGGGCCATTTGCCGACACGTCGGCAGCCGTCGTAGAGGCTGCGCTGCGGGCGGAAATCCCGTACCTCGATCCGACCGCGGAGGGCCTGGTGGCCATGAACACCTTCGAGCATTACGCAGCGCGTGCTGGGGGCGTGGTCATTCTTCCGGCCATGGGCTTTTATGGCGGACTGGGCGATCTATTGGCCACCGTGGCCATGGACAATGACGACGCGCCGGCGGACGAAGTCCGTGTGGGATTTGCGCTCGACGGATGGCATCCGACCCGCGGCACGCGGATCACGGGGCAGCGCACGGCCGGACGTCGCGTGTTCTATTCGAACAACCGGCTGGAAGTTGGCTCCGATCCGCAGGAGAAAACGACGTGGAATTTTCCGGCGCCGGTCGGTGCGCAGGAGGTCGTGCCGCTCTCCACGGTGGACATCGTGACGATGTCACGCCATCTGCGGGCGCGGGAGATCCGCACGTTCATGAACCTTGCCCCCATTGCCGATCTTCGCAATCCGGAAACGCCGGCTCCGGTGGCCGCCGACGAACGTGGACGGTCGTCGCAATCGTTCCTGGTGGAGGCCGTCGTTCGCCGAGGCGGCAAAGAACGCCGCGCGGTGGCGCGAGGAAGGGATATCTATGCCGTCTCGGCGCCCATCCTCGTCGAAGCGATGGAGCGCGTATTGGACGGGCGCACGCGCGCTGGTCACGCGAGTGGCGTTGTGGCGGCCGGTGCGATCTTCGACGCGGAGGATTTCTTGCGGGCCCTCTCGCCGAAGCACCTCGAGTACGAGGTGGCGTGA
- a CDS encoding peptidylprolyl isomerase, with protein sequence MIARGVVLLGLIALAGCRKAPPPQAEPPAQSTEAQQHAADTRLAAAVITIAYAEVEHYAGARPKPARTKPEALALATELAATAKKSPAQFRELAVRHSEDPFAAEGGELRAWAKGEDAELDTVVAPLAVGAISDPIDTEYGYRVFVRLQPLPVERIAARHLVVAWSGATRAPRSITRSKSEALERARELAARARRDPGAVEAMVQAESDGWDKAQAGSMGQWNVDGGRYPVSFDRAISALSVGTISDPVESEFGYQIFQRIALTAEAETLAGAHILVSFRGAKKAGPTVERTRAEAEEKAQRIAREARANPERFGQLAVANSDDPSGRSGGDLGVWKKGAMPDVIDAKLASLKTGEISEPVLTPFGYHVLLRREAPTDKAYVVK encoded by the coding sequence GTGCCGCAAGGCTCCTCCGCCGCAGGCCGAGCCACCTGCGCAGTCCACCGAGGCGCAGCAACACGCCGCCGACACCCGCCTTGCCGCCGCCGTCATCACCATCGCGTACGCGGAGGTCGAGCACTACGCCGGTGCGCGCCCGAAGCCCGCGCGCACCAAACCCGAAGCGCTTGCCCTCGCCACGGAGCTCGCCGCCACCGCGAAAAAGTCCCCCGCGCAATTCCGCGAGCTCGCCGTGCGCCATTCCGAGGATCCCTTTGCCGCCGAGGGCGGCGAACTTCGCGCCTGGGCGAAGGGTGAAGACGCGGAACTCGACACGGTCGTCGCTCCCCTCGCCGTCGGCGCCATCTCGGATCCCATCGACACCGAGTACGGCTATCGCGTCTTCGTGCGCCTGCAACCTTTGCCCGTCGAGCGCATCGCCGCGCGCCATCTCGTCGTCGCTTGGTCCGGCGCGACGCGCGCACCGCGGAGCATCACGCGCAGCAAGAGCGAGGCCCTCGAGCGCGCTCGCGAGCTCGCCGCCCGCGCACGCCGCGATCCCGGCGCCGTCGAGGCCATGGTTCAAGCCGAATCGGACGGCTGGGACAAAGCCCAAGCCGGCAGCATGGGCCAATGGAACGTGGACGGTGGCCGCTACCCCGTCTCGTTCGACCGGGCCATCTCCGCCCTCTCCGTCGGCACCATCTCGGACCCCGTCGAATCGGAGTTCGGCTACCAAATCTTTCAACGCATCGCACTCACCGCCGAGGCGGAGACCCTCGCGGGCGCGCACATCCTGGTCAGCTTCCGCGGGGCGAAAAAGGCCGGCCCCACCGTCGAACGTACCCGCGCCGAGGCCGAGGAAAAAGCCCAGCGCATCGCCCGCGAGGCGCGCGCCAACCCGGAGCGGTTCGGCCAACTTGCCGTCGCCAACTCGGACGATCCGAGCGGGCGCTCCGGCGGAGATCTCGGTGTGTGGAAGAAGGGAGCGATGCCGGATGTTATCGATGCCAAGCTGGCCAGCCTGAAGACCGGCGAGATCTCCGAGCCCGTATTGACGCCCTTTGGCTATCACGTCCTTTTGCGCCGCGAGGCACCCACCGACAAAGCTTACGTGGTGAAATGA